From the Diadema setosum chromosome 6, eeDiaSeto1, whole genome shotgun sequence genome, the window AGTCTGTCTGCCAACCGTGATGTCCATTCTAGCAGCCATGTGATCACAGAAGCCACAGAACTGTACTTGATTTTTTGAGAAAGCTCATCTCCTAAGATGGTGAAGAAGTCAAGGAAAGAAGCACAGTTTCTCTTATCAACCTGCTTTTCCACCGCTGTGACTGTCACTGCCATCATCCGCCGCCGAAGCTGTCACGGGCGACGCTTGATCATACTTTCCAGCCTTGAAGTCCTCGATGACTTTGGGGGCAACGCACTTCTCGAATATTTCCCGCGGAGTCAGGGGATCTTCCTGCGTATCGGGAACCCGATAGGACACGTAGGCCTTCAGCTAAGACAAGAATACAAAAAGAGACCAAGAAGCTTGGCCATTTTAGAAAGGTACAAGGTATTGCAGGATTGTGAGAGtacttgcaaaaaaaagaaaagaaaaaagatttgaaaaaaatctgaagcttatgaaggaaaaaaatctgaagcttatgaagaaaaaaaaaggtctgaagTGCATTAGACTCCGAAAATTTCAATGCATTTGAATTGCCAAAACGTTTGCATAATGGGTTTTGGtcagaggaaaaacaaaatctgaaatcagattaaaCTCTGAACTCTCACATCCCTGTATTGTcatcttttaaatgaaaatttggtgCAGCAACAAActtgttttctgtatttttcacATGGTAGGGTCATATCCTTAAATACATGCTAAGTCTTGACTTGCGCACTGTGGTGGTGATCTACTGATTGTCATTAACCCCCCTACTCTCTGAAATGACATTCTGTGATTTGATGCTATACCTtgtcatgaatatctttatcatTCAATGCTAGTATTTCATATACTTTAAGGTAGAATAAAACTTTTCTTTTAGTGACCCTATTTTGGCCATCTATAAGGCACCACCATCTATTTCAGATGTTGAATTACACCGTATCAAAAAAACTTTCTAAATGACTCCACATATAACTGCTTTTCAGATGGGCAACATGTTTATGATTATGGtagatgaaatgtttgtttgaaagtggcatattttttttttttctgattctgGGTAGACATAATGAATctactgtaaatgtggaaatttttgtagtgttgaaattttcacgcatttcatgcaaccagaaCCTAGCGTGAAcacatgccatatgttcctgtagttgatgtcttgaatccgcggaattaaaaacatgcaaaactcatcTGTCCTGGCCCagtgcgaaaaattactcgcgcgaaaatatccacttttacagtatgcaattttgttcatttttcccccCAATAAAAGTTCACTTTAGGTGACCTTAGAGGAGTCAATTTGACAAATGACAAGACAATGATTTCTGTATAAATTTCCCCAAGGACCTGATGGGGTAACTTGCATTGCCAGTGTCACTACTCTAACCAGAAACATAAAAAATCACTGTAACTGAGTAAGATGTTAAGAATTATCAGTAATTTGAGTTCATGAGTGCaattacagttgtacatgtacaatacagtACAATTAGACAAggtatacatttctttttttaatgccatatattttgcatgcaTAATACTTTATAAATTGCTGGTAAGACAATTTCTTCAATGGTTGCATTCTGTGATGCAATCATGCATCAACAAAGATCTGAAATGAAGTACATAATTTGCTATCTATCCAGAAACATTCATATCCTCGGTGCCCAACTAGCAAAGTTTACCCAATAAGTGTGAATACTGAATGGCTGACTTTatcatttcatacatgtacttacactTTTGTACTTCTgcttttgggtgtttttttttttttttcttccaagaaAGCCTTAAATTCTTAAATAGCTCTTATCATACAAGATCTGTCTGAGACTAACAATATGACACAAACACTCACCGGGAAATCTTTGAGATCTGGAACAATGATTTCGGGAATCATTTCCTTGACATTCTTGAATCTCACTacaaaggaaataagaaaaaaaaaatcaaaattggctAAGTAACAAACCACTATAATACTGCAGTGAAAGGGAAATACATGCTTTGCTGTACAAGGTTTATTGTATTTGACACAGGATGTTCTGACAGAAGATAGGGTACAATGTTTTTCCAGTTTTTGTTGTATGATTACATATGTTTTTCTCATACATGCAGACATTTCTCCCTGGttgttagttgttgttttttctctctatgaGAATAGATTTTCTCTGCATGTACAATAAAATGTGTTATTGTCTGATTGAAAACAAATTGCACAACTTAATGCActtcacacacaaaatgttgacTGATAGGTCTGTATAATGTGCAGTAGAAAACCATTAGTATATTGGTAACAAAAGAAGACTGAAttgattgataaaaaaaaaaaaaaattgtatctattctttacaaagtAGGTCATACATTTGCACATTTTCAAGTTTCTGAAGTATTCCAACACTTTCAGATGAAAAGGGTATAAGGTGTGACAAATTTCAGTCAAATATACTCACAATTTAGACTGTAGCCCGTGTTCTGAATCCTTGATGCTGTAAGAATGAGAGAATGATGCATGTAGTTGAAGTCAGTCAAAATtaaacattattattacataTGAAATTTCTATGCAGTGTACAAACATGAGATGTACACTATAAGCACACAACTCAGAAAACTCATTTTGTACAATTTAGCAatcttaaaattgtctgaatgGAGATTTATTGCTCTGTGAGAACAAAACAGGAGCCTTTATTTAGGTTAGTTACAAGTATTAAACACCAGACAGGTCATACCAGCAAACTTTGATATTCTTGCTTGTAACATTCAAAGCATGAATCAATAATCCGTGAAATACACatgattgtatcatattgtGTGCAAACAGTGTGTCTTGTGCCTCCATTCTCCAGCATGAATACAGTTGAAAcagtaaacaataaaaagataaCAATTTGAATGTTCAGCAAGAAGAAGCAGTCACAGCCACAAACGTCAATCAGTTCAAGTTTGTTCTCGATAGGCACTGGATCTATTCACAGCTGGAAGCACTTGACGGGAAGTATCGTCCACTGAAGTATAAAAACTACATCAGGGACCAACACCTGTGATGAGGGACATGTGTATTAAGCAGTAAACCCAAGtaatcacatgaaaaaaaaaggcttaagtTCAGCAGAACATGCTTGTAGTTGTTCTCAGGCCAGGTAGAGTATGCAGATCACAATACTACATTTTACGCACGAGGAGTACATGTAGGAAGCGAGCAACAAAGAGGCATACACTTTATTTGTTGCTTTTGGAAGCATGAGGGCCTgggttgattaaaaaaaaaaaaaaaaaaaaaaaaaaaaaaaacaatgaaaaaaacaaaaacaaatccacCATACAATGTTGTCAATGTACATCTGGCAGGTAGGCCTATCTATCTGGCAACAATTATTACATAGAACCCTTTCTAGATCTATATCAATACAGTACTCAAGAGACTTGTGCATGATTTTCTGTCTTATTACACCCTgtatttgattttctgacttttgcttctaatcatcatgatcatctcAACGTTTATGCAACAACAGAGCCCttgcaataatgatttcatattAAATCACAATTCATGGAACACTGGATGAAAAGTcagatgaatgaatgacatCCTGCAAAAGCTGATACAATTAAACATACAAATATGAGAACAGGGTCTATGAAGCATAATTTCATATAAATTATAAAAATTTCGGCTACACAGTGTATGGACTTTCAATGGTCGTGCATGGAATAAATGGATATATGTCAtactctagatctagatctattATTCATTTGTTATGGTCATCTTGCTATTTTTGGTCATGAGTCGTGACACCGGGGAAATTAATTAGACTAAGAAATTAGTAGGGCCTAGATTCTATAAATAAATTTATGTGCAAGAACCAAGAAGATATGACATATCATGCCCATGGATTTTATGTTTGATTCTACTTACTATTTGGATGAAAATGTTTATTGCCCCTTTTACTCGTCATCTCTTTGTGTCTGTTTGCACCTCTGCTGATACCTCGTAAAAGCTGCCGCAAAACTGGCATCTTCGGCGAATTGCGATTGGATGATCTTTACTTTCAAAGATAACATTTAACACCACACGTGGGACTGAGCAGTTCCTTCTCTGCTACATACACGCGATTGATTTGTTCCGTTCCTTGCCGTGGTTCACGCATACACGTGTACACAGGCTGAGTGTTATGTTTCATGCGATGATCGATACAGGCGAACTCTGACGTACGCGCGCGTCGCGTCGCGTAACGCTATGCATTACATTGATTATCATCGAGCGAGCTAGCTAGTATAGCGTACAACACAGTGTATGATGGCGTGCGCTTCTGCAGTGCGCTTCTTTCCCCGTACTCTTTTATGGAACGCCCTGTGCTGCAAAATGCGAAAACCCCTGATCAGGGGGTTTCAAACTAGCTGTGATCGtacctagtttttttttttttttttttactctgtgcCTGCAAAATTAAAAGTATAACTACTGATAAGTGGTTTTTCTTTGCTCGTGCAAAGTAAAAACTACTGTTCAGAGGCTTCTAACTCTGCAGGAGCAAAGAAAAACCTATGATcctcagagctaccaagtctcacgcattctgcgtgagactcaagcatttaggggccatctcacgatctcacgcatgacacccatttttctcacgcatcgggcgaagtctgcaacttgggcctataataaggagcatagctcaaaagattaaaaataAAGTGCtggttgcaattgaaggtatatttccctttgtctttcaaaataagtaaaagaTAGTCACTTAtgtatgcacctgatcgcaccattaggccgcgttcacatagaagtatactattcgggtattcgggctcgtttttcgagggcacgcgaatagcttgaatcgaacgataggatttcctcacaccggttcacataagagggcactattcgaaagtacgaatagctgcgaaaagtatagcaaagtgggaatcgagcttgttcgattttcttgcagcgtataccgtctctcgtttatgaaataatgacaattttggtctgaatttgccctttagcaaaaataagtatgtagactgacattctgatgcagtttagaaattgttgataagatttgctgcgatgtaggaggaagaaatcctcactacatgggatggtgagttgacggtgcgggtgatggtgtattcggtgctcgaatagcgaatagcgaatagcgaatacgaaatacttctatgtgaacgcagccttaagAGCTACATTGAAAATTCAAAAAGTTCCCTACCCTGGGAGGCCacaggacggggggggggggggagagagaaacccctcccacaccctcgctcgcgcgcacattcgcatgccgagatgctgaatcatgaaaatctcactcataaaagcTTGAAACCTGTGATTACTTAGGGGCCTAGTTTTATCTCTGCACGTGCGAAGAAAATGCAAGTATCTGTTCGAGAAAGATGCGTTTATTTAGGGGGAAACCAAGTAAATCTAGTTAACGTGTACAGATTCTTTATCTGTATTGAAGTGCAGTCTTAGCATCATTTTGAACCAAAAACCTATCTGGGTGGCCTTTCATTTTTgcgtttcttttcttctctctttctctctctttaccactGGCTAAATGGTATCAAATACTATAGAAGTTCACATAATATACTTTTATCCCCAACAAAAGCATTGATTCTGTTCAGTTTTACCATAGGGCTTACTCCCATACAAACATATGAGCCTCATTTTAAATTAAGTGTTATTGGGtcaaaccctcccccccccccttgcaaaAAGCTATTATTGATCcgccaggggcggatccaggaattccgtaatgGAGGAGGGGGTGCATAcgccccccatttttttttttttttttttttttggagaaaatgataaagggggatgtgcccggtgcgccctctAGTGGATTCGCCACTGTCTGCCCCTGATCAGAGGTGTTGAGCTGTGCATGCAGAGTTAAAGGTTCCCTGAaataatgcatgttgatttgtgttgattcgtGATACCCACTTGATGTTCcttcgccatgtcttttgttagtcacattaatatcacagaaacaggaaagttatgctgagtcgaggggaatgtgcattccaatgtcttttgttaaacatatcagttctttagcaatgattgacagatgaggtcacaacaggaatataggtttggaaggatttttttgtgggcgtatccaagtaatctgaagaaaaataaaaaaaatagttaaaaatatatggaatgtgtttatattcgtttcaccacaaaagtgatgttgagggtatcatgaatccacacaaatcaacatgtatTAATTTCAGAGaacctttaaaggggcattccagacgattttcataatttaacATCATggagtacataaatcaacagctccctgtatagatttgtggaatttattgtgatcCTTGAGCAGAGGAATAAGCCtactctgaaaaacccaaaacaaattacactaactattcaaggatgatgacatgggagcCTCACATATCACATTACAAAAAGTCTACACGCGAACGCGGGTGACAAACAGATAATGAGCTATGACGTAGATCCGTCATTTGCATACCACCAATCACAGTGCGTTGAGCGTCAAAGAATAATACATATGCATGATGCAATCACGCGCCGCAAATGCTACGTTCAGCTAATGTGTTAATAAAATCTAAATAGTAATAAAGACGCGCACACCTATTGTCACGTCACAAATTTGCATATGCGCTACATCACGATCACGCGTTGACCCGATGCGACCTCGTAAGGCCAATTACATttagccaatcagcgtagcGTATTCAAATGAAGCACGCAGAGACGCGCAATTGCTTTAGTGTATGAACATATTGGTGTGTTATTCACTCGgggctaaactgacatggtttatgaatattgaaaaggtaccgatggcgaagtttcacgaaattcctcCAAACTCAGTATGTATACACGTGAGTATTTGCTGCAACTTACATAGGCAGGTGCATTTTACAATgtatggcagtaaaataacCCTCTCAAAATGGCCTTCAGGCTCACAGTTGGCACAGCGCGCCGTCAGTGTAAAATTGCGTGTTGTTGTAGAGCTGATtgcgtttgagtgagaaatgacaccttattttcaactcgaaaggtaccgatgtaaaattttcacaaaactctacaaatgaggtatgtagagcaagcttgaaatctagattttcataaaaaccaggtgcatttaagcaaaaagacatattctgggaGGTATGAGTTCATAAAGTCGAGAGTCCGTGTAAATGTCCCATACCTGATTGTCCGCTCTGCGCGGTGCATTTAAAAACGCGTTTCCTATGGAGGATGTCACCGCACTTTTTGTAAtgaatatttcagaaatgtagcaatgtagtACAATACCACgacacctgtgtagaatttatgcatgctttcttcttttgctctgcttccttgagcccctactcatgcattcttagtgaggctgccatgtcatcatccttgtaaattgtgattattttagtaattaattttgaaaacattcttatcccGGGCACCCCAATctctaaaaattctgaaacttggctgt encodes:
- the LOC140230032 gene encoding large ribosomal subunit protein mL41-like, whose product is MPVLRQLLRGISRGANRHKEMTSKRGNKHFHPNTSRIQNTGYSLNLRFKNVKEMIPEIIVPDLKDFPLKAYVSYRVPDTQEDPLTPREIFEKCVAPKVIEDFKAGKYDQASPVTASAADDGSDSHSGGKAG